The DNA segment aagggaaacaAATATTCCAGAAAGTATTATAACAGGAGAAAAAGTAGCTGAGGAGGCCAGCCTATGCTGGCCAGTAGGGGCACTTGCTCACGCTGGCAGCTGCCAAGTGTGAGTGCCCTGGATGTACAAACTGCTATTAAGAGATGATTTGCCCACCCATCAGTAGAACAGTATCGTTCAGGAGTTATGTGACTCTCTGACCATGGCCAATGGAAAGGGTGTAATTGTGACAAGGGATAAAACACAGTGTGTGGAGGCAAAAGATCACAATGTGCAGGAGATCGGAACTCTGCTGCCAATCCCACCAGCAATCTACATGTCCAGCACTGAGTATTGCTCTGAAGTTGCTAGAGCAAATAGCCATGAGCTTCTTGTCGTGCCTTCATCTTACAACTATCTCTATCTTATGGATATCTCCCGGTCTTCTCTGAAATGCTTCAATATAAACAACAGGAAGCACTTTGTCCTGAGGTCTGTTGAGAAGACCCACTCCTACAGGTGTATACTTTTCAGGGACTTGATTGTTAAAGGAATAGAGAAGATTACCCCAAACAAATGCAAGGTACGATTGGTAGAGTGAAGAGATGGGAGAACTACTACCTTGGCACACATTCTTAAAcagtttttcctgctgtcaAGCTTCAAATGTGTTTTGATTGATGTTGAACAAGTTTATCTGCTTCAGTCCTGTTGAGCACTTTCCCTAGGGCACAAACTTAAAAAGCACGCCAATGGCACTAATTAAAGAGATAATTTCAAATCCAAACGTTTCATTTTAGGTGTATTCCATGACTAGGCTGGTGTGTGCTACACTTGCACCAGAAAAGGACAGTTAATTTGCCGTATCACAAAattgtagatgtggcacttcgggacatggttcagtaggcatggtggtgttgggctgatcttggaggtcttttccaaccttgatgattccatgattctatgaaaatgggCCAAAGCATACCTAAAATCCAGTTTAACAGGCTTTCTCTGCAAATTCCTCTGTTATGGGAGTCATAAGACTATGCTTCAGATGTAAATGCCCTCAATTTCAAGAAAGACTGGGCTGCAAAATGAATTCTGTAGGTCAAGCCTGCCTTGGACACCAATGGTACATCTGCTCCTGAGCAGGGAATATGCTGGACCATGACTGACACCAGTCTACAGCTTAAAGAAGTCTGAAGAATTTAATGCGACTTTCCCATCATAAACACATTAATATCTGATATCAGATCAGTAGTTCATTACAGAAAGTACCTTGCTTCCAACAGCAGTCTGCAATAAACATTTCAGTGACAggtaaaagaaatctttctaaaaAGGAAGCTCCTTTCTGAAGACTGACAATTAGTAGTTGGTTCAGGCTTGAAAATATGGTTCAGTCTCTCCAGATAAAATATGGCACTCATCATTGGAAATTTTCTTATCCATGGCATCCATTACTGAGATATAATGATTTCTCATGGAATTGAGTTCAAAAGATTATTTATGAGTGAGGCAAAGTAGTATTTTTTAACAGCATATTTTTCAAGTTCATGGaaagctttcttgtttttttgaaagtggATCCCAATTTACATTCTCTCTGTTGCTCATTACTGGGTATATGTTTATCATGTACTTCTAAGAGAATAAATAccatgaaaacagagaagaaataagttGTCAGATGATTCACAAGTTCACTAGAACATTTTGATACACTGAGGCAAATCTGTGCAGTTTTTCCTATGAGTGTGGAAACCATCTAAACAAGCATTATAATTTGGTGTGGCAAAGAGATATCTAAAAAAGGGAGACTTATCAGCCCTCAGAAGAATCCACGCATGTAATTCTATAGAGATGAGATGTGaatatacagagaaaaataaccatCTTTTCTCAGCTTCATATTCATCAGCAAAAACATCTGCTCACTTTTTACAAATATGGATGTAGCGGAGAATGGAAAATGAGGTGCTTCAAATGCAAGGAGGAAAGAGttgaggggaaaggagagggactggaaagggacagaaattgtttttattgtcCTGGAATCATGACCCTGAACATAATTTCACATTGGCTTGAAGCAGCAATTGCTCCACTAAATAGCGATGGATATGAAGTTGTGTGAAATCAGcatgaggaaagaaatagggCCAGCACCTCTTTACCACAAGGATAGGCAGTAATTGCACAATACCTTGgttttcttaagaaacaaaTGATGCACACCCCATTTTCCCAATGACTCTTTACCTTCACCTGATGACGCTGGACTTTACTACTGGGCAGAAATAACAGTACACTACACTCGCATCAGCACAAACCAAATGACTTCATTGCTGCATTCTGGATTCATATGGAGAAGAATGAGACCAAGCCTGAATGGCTCTGAGTCCCAGACTGCTGCCTTACTGGAGCTCAGCCTTACCAGTCTCTGTGCCACAGCTTACGCAGCTACAGGTTTAGGACATGTTACAACACTTCTGCATTGGTAGGGTATGTCTTCTGCCATCCCTAATTCGCAGTGGAGTCCATGGGACCAGGTAGAGATTCACCTGCTTTCTATCCATTTTAGAAATGAGGAAGTATCAAAAGGAAGTAATTTGTGGCAACTGGAATTTATCAGTCTTTCCCAATTTGCATTCTTTGGTAAAACGAGGGTGAAACCTCCATGAAGGGTTTCATAGAAACAAGCATGAGGAAAGAGGAAGTGTTTGGTGCTACCTCTCCTAGAAAGCAAGGGTAAAAcatcctttccctgcaaagGCTGGGAAGTCTTCACTAAACACCTTCACTCTTCCTCCACTTCAGAGGCTGAAGGCTGGTGAAACTTTTCTACCCAGTCCTATTTAGTGTGTATGGAAACCTGTGGGCAGGAAAAAGAATTGAGTCTGAAATGAATTTTGCTATTTTATGTAAAATCCTCTGAGATGAGTcgtcttctttcttcctccctccccctttaCTGCTGCATAAGCGTAATTACAACCCATGTTTTCTACAAAATGTTGTAACCCTTTgtaccaaagaaaaatattgtggcTCATACAGTTCTGACTCAACTGGTAATTTAGGATGACAAGCAATTCCTTTAACATATGACTAAACGAGCTGATAGGAGGATGTTACCAAATAGCATGCATCTTATTCAAGAGCACTTGAAATAGCATGCATGAGTCTAATATCTTCTTAGTAGGATTTTAAATGCCTAATGTTTTATTAGGTTTGCTTGCAATAGCTCTTGTAGTGGGGCTCAGTACACTTGACTATTGCAGGATGTCAATGGAAATCTCTTTGTTCCCACTCATAACTCTGTCCGCGTGACTGAAATGCACCAGTAGAATAAAATCTTTGCATAGAGAGGACAGGCAGATGCCAATGCATATGTTGCTGAAGAAGCTGTAACAGATGTCCCTCTACTCTAAGCTAGCTGGAATGCAAATTGCCTGAATTTTCATGATGTCTCATTGACTAATTACTTCTAAATGCTTTTCCAAGCTTcatcttcatggaaaaaaacatttattttcctccagcTCATGAAATAGTCATATAATGACTGGgtcaacatatttttttcccctttatttcaTGTCTTCTGTCCTAATAGCATACTGCAACCCAGGGCACAGATGGGACAAATGCAGCTGGGGCAAGAGCCTACAGAGATCTAAGCCAAGGATGTAATGATGGAACACGTTGTGAGCTTTTGTGACTGAGCAGGTAGAGTAGGGCCCATTTTGTGCCACACCTGAGAACCAGGAGAAGGCTGGCCATTGCTCAAATTCCAGCCTCTGTCTCTGTGAGCTTGTTCCTTGACATTTTCTTCTACAGCAACCATGTGTAGGAGGTATGGAGAGAaatgcacagaggaaaagagggataCAGGAACAACATTCTAtataagaaatgcaaaataagaaaattgttttagGAAACAAATATATGTAAGGCCCAGACTCATTTATACAACTTAAACTGCACTTAACTGTCAGTGTCTGATATTTCTTGTTGGCTAGCTCTAAGCCTTCTCACATCAGTCAGAAACACTAAGCCAGGAAATTAGCCTGAGTTTAGGCCAGAAGAATATGAATCACAACAAATCGAAAGAGCCATAAGTACCACACCATTAGAAGCTGAGGCATTGGAGAGTGAAACCAACCAACCAGGAAGTCCAGGAAACAAAAGTCTACTAAAAAGGGATAGTCACCCATGCTGTGTTTCTAGTGATCAATAGGAGGCAGCTATATACATTCTCTGCTCTCTGACAACCATCTCAAGAGCCTTTGGATAGACCAGAAACAGTCCTGTGGTGAAGCAGCCTTTGACGCTGGTAAACGCAAACATTTTCAATAGCTCTCTCACCAGATTCAAAGGAGAAATTGATGCCATGTGGAGATACACATGAATACATGCCTAATCACTTACTTGTGCCCAAACAAACTTTTTCTCTACAGGAACATATGAGGAGTCCATTGCTATGCAGATAATTGTTCTGGCAACTACTGGGTATTTCTGTTATCTGCTGGAGAAGGGCCAGCTGGTACTCTCCTTCTCCCCAAGACTGGTACACCCCTATGCCAGTTAAGGTCCAGCTGAGCCTCGATTATATGCTGTGCTTGCTCCAGTAGCCAAGACAAATGAGCTTCAAAAGACAAACCCAACCTCTGGAGGGACATGGGCTGTGTGTAAACATCCAGTCACCTCCGAGCCCTCAAACCAGGTTGTCACTTACAGCCACCCCATCTGAAAATAGGCTTTGGCACATGTCCAAAGGGGAAATATAAACTCAGGTTTTAGAAATTTTACCTGATCTGTCTCCATAAGCACATGTGGATTGTAcacttgtttgttttccatgtgaCCAGGAGCATGTCAAACACAACACTATCACAGGGTGGTCATCTCCTTCGTGTGAGGTCTATCAGCTCTTCACTAAACTTGACTTGAAAGCTGAGATTAGTACATAGTTAATGAATAGGGAGAGATTGTATCTTAAGAAGCAATTTTGCAAAGACTGTGAAGCACTCGTAAAGGCTAAAACAAATCAGGTTTGTTTCAGCATAGTCTACTGGTTTCATGACAGAGGTGGAAAGGGGGCTATGAGAATTTGCTGCAGTGCTCCTCTGGTCAGAGTtgaggccagaggctgacagtcAGCAGGTAGGGAGAGATGCTGACTCTCACAAGTTACGGCTGGGATCAGGGAGAACTGTGAAGGACACTACCCCAGACAGAACATTCGcagggcagagagaagagaagagaagagaagagaagagaagagaagagaagagaagagaagagaagagaagagaagagaagagaagagaagagaagagaagagaagagaagagaagagaagagaagagaagagaagagaagacaaaacaagacaagacaagacagCTGGATTTGCTGATTGTTGTTTGCATGTGAGGCTCTtggaagagctgaaaaatatcTAGCTCCCTGACTTGCAGCACAATGGCTTAAGAGTAATCTCTCCTGACCTGAGGTGCTGCTCAATTCTTTATTACTACACAAGGATTTTGGCTGTTGTTTAAAACACACAGCCTTCATGTTAGTAAAAGAAAGACTAAAGGTGCAAACACTATACATTTAAAAAGCCAGTAATCCTCTTACTTTCTCGGTCTTCAACACTTGGCACTGGTGACAATGGCAACATCTGATAGCTAAAGACCTGTGCAAGTGATGTATTGCATACGGTTCAGCTGCCCATCTATACAACATGAatgctctttttaaaacaagtaattttatggaactgggaagcagcagagactCTGTAGTTCTGTAGGCACCAGAAGAGTGTAACCTGGCTTGTTTATTGAGATGTGAACATCTACTAGAGGATCCTGTGTAGATCCCCTGCTGTCTACAAGCTGTGCACTCATACACACCACTTCAAGGCTCTCTCTCCTTGCTGCCTCCTCTCAGTTGCAGAAAATCAATCAAATTGAattctctgttcctcttttaAACTTTCCAGGACTAATCGTATAACCCTTCTTCTTTCAGTAAGAAACCAGGTCCCCAGCTCGTTTCcaaatgagaaactgaaacaaatctGAGCTGCTATCTCCCCCCAGTGTCTGCATATTTTCTTGTTCAAGGCTGCAACTGTGGCTCATAGGACGTCCaaggataaaagaaaactgctgtaACGTATCCAGTGATACCAGAGATTGAAACTCTACCCTGGTATGTCAGAGAACAGATATTGGTTCAAGTTTGGGAATGGATAAAATCTCTTCCTATTTTGCAAACTCCAGCTGTGACACCCATCACGAGTTCTAGGGGTTACCTATGCCGTACTGCTGCTCCgaaattaagggaaaaaagcaaacaggatgGACCAGATTTGAAGACTTATGCATACAAAGAGATTTTATGATCTGGCTGTAAAGGCAAAAAGGTGATGTGGAAGACTTCTGAGGAGACTcttcacagctgctttctctcaGGGATAAAAAACGAAGCTCCTTGCATTAACCCTCTTCTTGTGCATGTCTAGTAAGGGAAGGGCCATAGATTTTAATACCAGTCTTTATTGCTCTAGGTGCTAAATGGTGTCCGATTGGTGCCCTATTGCTTTGATGGTAAATTACTTGCTTTAAAGAGAGATTGTACACTTTTGATTCTGCTTAGATGGCAACTGTTTTGAAGTAGAGGATACCTCTGCTTcagtttaaaaaccaaaaaactcaTTATTACTATTGGTCTACAAAAATCTACTCTTGGTTGAGAgtcaaaaaaaatgtagattgGGACCAATATTCAAAGGCAACCGGTGACCGTATGGAGCCAAGACATCGCCTACTTTTGAAGCTGGTGGATACTACACAGGGCTGACAATTTCCTGTTAGGGTGTGGGCATGTGGCTTAGCTAAATGCCTTGGTGCATTTCCCTCAATAGCTTTATAATTGAGGTGGTTAGTAGAGGCTGTTCTCACTGAGCATCACAGACCCTTTTAATTAAATTACCATTCGGTTCCACCTTCACATAGAGAGGTGACTGCTGAGACTGTAGAAGGAAACTGCTGTTTTACAATGCACTACAAATTCCCTGGCCTGGCagcaaggctgctgcagcaagGATATTGCTCTATCCCAGGAATGGGTTTCTGTAATACTTTTATTCCCCAGTCACCAAGGTGACTGCATGAACAGTGAGGTTTCAAAAAATCACTGCAGTTCCTAGGAACTCCAGCACAGCGAGAGCTCTCTGAGCATCAGCCATATCAGCTGCACACA comes from the Cuculus canorus isolate bCucCan1 chromosome 1, bCucCan1.pri, whole genome shotgun sequence genome and includes:
- the C1H21orf140 gene encoding LOW QUALITY PROTEIN: uncharacterized protein C21orf140 homolog (The sequence of the model RefSeq protein was modified relative to this genomic sequence to represent the inferred CDS: inserted 1 base in 1 codon; deleted 2 bases in 1 codon; substituted 2 bases at 2 genomic stop codons), whose product is MGLEIPTHTGFTNLLFKYIICRGCFDAASGRQCQQYKRAFTTLQLNSFNTVFLRETNIPESIITGEKVAEEASLCWPVGALAHAGSCQVXVPWMYKLLLRDDLPTHQXNSIVQELCDSLTMANGKGVIVTRDKTQCVEAKDHNVQEIGTLLPIPPAIYMSSTEYCSEVARANSHELLVVPSSYNYLYLMDISRSSLKCFNINNRKHFVLRSVEKTHSYRCILFRDLIVKGIEKITPNKCKVXIGRVKRWENYYLGTHS